The Vibrio diazotrophicus DNA window ACACGTTTAGGACCATGTTTAATTGGGCTTGCTAATTTAACGTATTGAATTTGCTTTAGAATGGCTTGTTCGCAACCGAAAGGATGTGCGGTACGAGCAACCACACCCTGAATTACGGGTTCTATGAGCATTATTGGTACCTTCTGGTTCTGTGGGGGCAGTAACAATAGCGTAAAGTTAGGTAAAGTTTATTGAGCTGAGGCAACAGACCTACAGTTAGTTGGTCATAATGTAGGAAAACACCTTAAAGCAGAGGTTCTAGTTGTTCCGCCATGAAATCGGCTATCCATGGTTGGGCGTCCGGTTTTGGGTGTAATCCGTCTTGCATCATCCATTCAGGTTTGATGATGACTTGCTCTAGAAAAAATGGAACCAGTGGCACGGATTTTTCGCTGGCGATGTTGGGATAAAGTTGCGAGAACGCATCACTGTAACGTTTACCGTAATTGGGCGGGATACGGATCTGCATCAAGATCACTTGGCTGTTTTGCGCATGAATGGTGTCAATCATAGTTTTCAGATTGTTTTCAACAAGCTGAGGGGGGAAGCCACGTAGCCCATCGTTGGCACCGAGTTCAATCAAAACGGAGTCAGGTTTGTGCTGTTTGAGTAATGAAGGTAAACGCGATAATCCGTTTCCGGTTGTATCGCCTGATATACTTCCGTTAATTACTGTTACAGATTTCCCTTTGTTTTTTAAAGCATCACCAAGCAAATTAGGCCAAGCTTGTTCTATAGACATGTTATAGCCAGCGCTCAAACTATCACCCAACACTAAGAGTGTGTTACTACTAGCGTTGGTCGAGAAAAATACAACAAGAAGCAAGGAAAGTAGTCTAGTCATGCAATCATCCGTTATTTCAGCTCAGTCTTTATCTAAAGTAGTCTCCACCAATCAGGAGCAATTAACAATCCTCAAAGAGGTGAATCTTGATATTCGCCAAGGCGAAAGTGTGGCCATCGTTGGTACTTCTGGTGCAGGTAAATCGACATTGATGACACTGCTTGCAGGATTGGACACGCCGACCAGCGGAGAAGTTCATCTGTTGGGGAAATCACTGACAGAGCTTGATGATGAAGCGAGGGCCGCGATTCGTAGTCAGTCGGTAGGGTTCGTATTCCAAAGTTTTTTGCTCATACCAAGCTTATCTGCATTAGAAAATGTCACTCTGCCGTGTTTGTTAAAGGGCGAAGCCGAAGATAAACAACGGGCAGAAGCGTTATTAAAATCTGTGGGGTTAGAGCATCGTATTCATCACTCGCCGAGTCAGCTTTCGGGTGGTGAGCAGCAACGGGTTGCTCTGGCGCGAGCGTTTATGATCAGCCCACAAGTGTTATTTGCTGATGAACCGACAGGCAACCTAGATCAGGAAACCGCAGCGAAGGTTATCGATTTACTTTTTGAGTTGAACTCGCAACATGGAACAACATTGGTTCTTGTCACTCATGACCCTGTTCTTGCTGCAAGATGCCAAAGACGCTTTCACATGACGGCAGGTATGTTGGAGGAGCGAGTATGAATGTTGCCCCATCTTTAAACAAACGTCTGTTTCGATGGAGCTTTAGCGAGATTCGCCACGGCCAATTGTGGCCGATTTCCGTAGCTCTAACTCTCATCATTGCTTGTGTGTTTGCTTTAACAGCATTGGCTGACCGTATGGAGCAGGTGGTTGTTAAGCAGGGAAAAGATGCATTGACGGCAGACAGTGTGTTTGTTTCGGCAAATCCTTTGCCTTCAACATTGTTGCAATTGACCAATGAAAATAACCTAACAACTTCCACCATGACTCGTTTTTCCACCATGGCGTTCAGTGACAATGGTATGAAGTTAGTCACGGTTAAAGCTGTAGACAGCCAATATCCATTGCGTGGAGAGATGGAATTGTCGGATGGAAGCACCATCAAGCATCAGATCCAGCCAAATGAGTTATGGTTGGACGAACGAATTTTTAACGAACTGAACGTTAATTTGGGTGACAGTGTCACGATTGGCGACGCTGATTTTGTCGTATCAGGCAGAGTCGTTCAAGAACCCGGTTTAAGCTTCAACCCATTTCAGCAAATGCCGTCCGTTTTTATTCACTTATCAGATGTTGAGCGCACCGGTGCTATCCAAATCGGCAGCAGGGTTCAATACCAGCTTTTCATTAATGCTGAAGAGCCAGTCATTGAACAACTGAAAAAAGCAGTAACTTTGTCCCCGAGTGAGCGATGGAGAGATCAAGACAGCGGTAGCAGAACCAATGAAGTGTTTGAAAGAACTCAGCAATATCTGTCTTTGACTGTGGCTATCGTGATCATCATGGCAGCTACCACTTTGGTTTTGACCTGCCAGCATTATGTTTCTACTCGTCAGCGTACGATCGCAATGCTTAAAAGCTTGGGTGCCAGTAAGCAATGGGTAGGGCGTTGGTTAGCTATTCAGGTGGCGTTACTACTTGGTTTTGCCGCCGTGAGTGGCATTGTCATAGGTATGGGGCTTGAATATCTGTTGCGAGTGCCGTTGGTCGACCTGCTGCCTACGCCGCTTCCAAGTTATGGTTATAAGCCAGCGCTGGTGGCGCTGACCTCAAGTGTGTTAATTGCCGTACCTGCTTTAGGTATCCCGCTAGGGCATCTACTTAATGTAAATGCAGCCAGTGTTATGCAGAACACACAAAAGCAGAACCGAATGCGATGGAATATCGCTCTTGCGCTTGTGCCTTTACTGCCCATGCTTGCTTTCTACTGGCAAAACAAGTTGGTTTGGATCGTACTTGCAGGAATAACGGTGCTGTTTTTGATTCTTGCTTTAATCAGCGTTGTGGTGACACGCTCTTTGGCAAAGTTACCGCTTAATACTGCAATGAAGCTGGCTCTTAGCCGGATCAATCGTTCCTCTTTGGCTACGGGTATTCAATTTGGCGCATTGTCACTTTCGTTGATGCTATTGGCTGTAATGTGGCTGGTTAGAACCGATTTATTATCTGACTGGCAAAAAACATTGCCAGCTAATGCGGCGAATGCGTTTGCTTTCAATATTGCCACTTATGAAAAAGATGCGTATTTGGAAACTATAGACAAAGCTGGAATTGAACGTTCGGATGCTTATCCGATCATTCGTGGACGATTAACTGAAATTAACGGTGTTGAAGCGAAAACTTATGCACAAGGGGAAGGGAGCAGCGACGCGTTAAGGCGTGAACTTAACTTCACTTGGGGTGATAGCCTACCAACCTATAATGACCTGATTGCTGGAGAGTGGACGCAAAGCAAAGGGGTGTCAGTTGAGCAAGATGTCGCTGAAGACCTTGGCCTGAAAATTGGGGATAAACTGACATTCTCTATCAACAGCCAACCTGTCGCAGCGACGGTAAATACTATTCGTCAT harbors:
- the tesA gene encoding multifunctional acyl-CoA thioesterase I/protease I/lysophospholipase L1, with protein sequence MTRLLSLLLVVFFSTNASSNTLLVLGDSLSAGYNMSIEQAWPNLLGDALKNKGKSVTVINGSISGDTTGNGLSRLPSLLKQHKPDSVLIELGANDGLRGFPPQLVENNLKTMIDTIHAQNSQVILMQIRIPPNYGKRYSDAFSQLYPNIASEKSVPLVPFFLEQVIIKPEWMMQDGLHPKPDAQPWIADFMAEQLEPLL
- a CDS encoding ABC transporter ATP-binding protein, whose product is MQSSVISAQSLSKVVSTNQEQLTILKEVNLDIRQGESVAIVGTSGAGKSTLMTLLAGLDTPTSGEVHLLGKSLTELDDEARAAIRSQSVGFVFQSFLLIPSLSALENVTLPCLLKGEAEDKQRAEALLKSVGLEHRIHHSPSQLSGGEQQRVALARAFMISPQVLFADEPTGNLDQETAAKVIDLLFELNSQHGTTLVLVTHDPVLAARCQRRFHMTAGMLEERV
- a CDS encoding ABC transporter permease, translating into MNVAPSLNKRLFRWSFSEIRHGQLWPISVALTLIIACVFALTALADRMEQVVVKQGKDALTADSVFVSANPLPSTLLQLTNENNLTTSTMTRFSTMAFSDNGMKLVTVKAVDSQYPLRGEMELSDGSTIKHQIQPNELWLDERIFNELNVNLGDSVTIGDADFVVSGRVVQEPGLSFNPFQQMPSVFIHLSDVERTGAIQIGSRVQYQLFINAEEPVIEQLKKAVTLSPSERWRDQDSGSRTNEVFERTQQYLSLTVAIVIIMAATTLVLTCQHYVSTRQRTIAMLKSLGASKQWVGRWLAIQVALLLGFAAVSGIVIGMGLEYLLRVPLVDLLPTPLPSYGYKPALVALTSSVLIAVPALGIPLGHLLNVNAASVMQNTQKQNRMRWNIALALVPLLPMLAFYWQNKLVWIVLAGITVLFLILALISVVVTRSLAKLPLNTAMKLALSRINRSSLATGIQFGALSLSLMLLAVMWLVRTDLLSDWQKTLPANAANAFAFNIATYEKDAYLETIDKAGIERSDAYPIIRGRLTEINGVEAKTYAQGEGSSDALRRELNFTWGDSLPTYNDLIAGEWTQSKGVSVEQDVAEDLGLKIGDKLTFSINSQPVAATVNTIRHVEWRAMKPNFYFIFTPDLLQDIPSSWLVSFRIEQQHDGLLTELSRNHPTVSLMDIRAMGAKIQDLLTQIVWSITVLALMGVVAGILLIFTLLRLSLSQRQQEIRLYRTLGASRRRVTQTIWSEFGLMALVAGIVAALSADVVVASVMKFGFDLSPSLHLNMWLVLPIVTFCTLAAVVNSLIKRLLVPINKAFN